From Hippoglossus stenolepis isolate QCI-W04-F060 chromosome 6, HSTE1.2, whole genome shotgun sequence, a single genomic window includes:
- the cs gene encoding citrate synthase, mitochondrial, with product MSFLTFSRLAPKLLSSQNANFLVAARNASASTTNLKDILADLIPKEQTRIKNFKQQYGKTNIGQVTVDMVYGGMRGMKGLVYETSVLDPDEGIRFRGYSIPECQQLLPKAPGGEEPLPEGLFWLLITGQVPTEEQVSWVSKEWAKRAALPSHVVTMLDNFPTNLHPMSQFSAAITALNSESGFARAYSEGVHKTKYWEFVYEDSMDLIAKLPCIAAKIYRNLYREGSSIGAIDSNLDWSHNFTNMLGYSDTQFTELMRLYLTIHSDHEGGNVSAHTSHLVGSALSDPYLSFSAAMNGLAGPLHGLANQEVLVWLTALQKEMGGEVSDEQMRDYIWNTLKSGRVVPGYGHAVLRKTDPRYACQREFALKHLPNDPMFKLVAQLYKIVPNVLLEQGKAKNPWPNVDAHSGVLLQYYGMTEMNYYTVLFGVSRALGVLAQLVWSRALGFPLERPKSMSTDGLMGLVGVKSG from the exons ATGTCGTTCCTGACGTTCAGCCGCTTGGCGCCCAAGCTCCTCAGCTCCCAG AATGCCAACTTCCTTGTGGCAGCCAGAAATGCCAGCGCATCAACAACA AATCTGAAGGACATTCTGGCAGATCTCATCCCCAAAGAACAGACCAGGATCAAGAACTTCAAACAACAGTATGGCAAAACCAACATAGGACAGGTTACTGTGGACATG GTCTATGGAGGTATGAGGGGGATGAAGGGTCTGGTGTACGAGACCTCTGTTTTGGATCCTGATGAG GGCATCCGTTTTCGGGGCTATAGCATTCCAGAGTGTCAGCAGTTGCTGCCTAAAGCTCCAGGAGGTGAGGAGCCGCTGCCCGAGGGCCTCTTCTGGCTGTTGATCACTGGGCAGGTGCCCACCGAGGAGCAG GTGAGCTGGGTGTCCAAAGAGTGGGCGAAGAGAGCAGCACTTCCCTCTCACGTCGTCACCATGCTGGACAACTTCCCCACAAACCTGCACCCCATGTCTCAGTTCAGTGCTGCCATCACAGCTCTGAACAGCGAGAGCGGCTTTGCACGGGCTTACTCTGAGGGCGTCCACAAGACCAAGTACTGGGAG TTTGTTTATGAAGACTCCATGGACTTGATCGCCAAGCTGCCCTGCATTGCTGCCAAGATCTATCGCAACCTGTACCGCGAAGGCAGCAGTATCGGAGCCATCGACTCCAACCTGGACTGGTCCCACAACTTCACCAACATGCTGGGCTACAGTGACACCCAGTTCACTGAGCTAATGAGACTCTACCTCACCATCCACAG TGATCATGAAGGAGGCAATGTCAGTGCCCACACCAGCCACTTGGTGGGCAGTGCTCTGTCTGACCCCTACCTGTCCTTCAGCGCCGCCATGAATGGTCTGGCTGGGCCTCTGCACGGTCTGGCCAATCAG GAGGTGCTGGTGTGGCTGACTGCTCTGCAGaaggagatgggaggagaggtgTCTGATGAGCAGATGAGGGATTACATCTGGAACACACTCAAGTCTGgaagg GTGGTGCCAGGCTATGGTCATGCTGTCCTGAGGAAGACGGACCCACGTTACGCCTGCCAGCGTGAATTTGCCCTGAAGCATCTGCCCAATGACCCCATGTTTAAGTTGGTCGCCCAGCTTTACAAGATTGTCCCCAATGTGCTGCTGGAGCAGGGTAAGGCCAAGAACCCCTGGCCCAACGTGGACGCTCACAGTGgagtgctgctgcag TACTATGGAATGACTGAGATGAATTACTACACGGTGCTCTTTGGTGTGTCCCGAGCCCTCGGCGTACTGGCTCAGCTGGTGTGGAGTAGAGCCTTGGGCTTCCCCTTGGAGCGCCCCAAGTCCATGAGCACGGATGGACTGATGGGACTGGTGGGAGTCAAGTCAGGCTGA